The Streptomyces vinaceus genome contains the following window.
GATCGTCGAGGCCGCCCGCGATCTCATCGGTACCGGCGCCGAGGTGACCATGCCGGCGATCGCCCGCGCGGCCCTGGTCTCCGACGCGACCGCCTACCGCTACTTCCCCGACCTCCCGTCGCTGATCGGTGAGGCGCTGGCCGGCGTCTGGCCCGCACCGGCCGATGCGCTCCGCCCGGTCGAGGGCTCCCGGGACCCCGTCGAACGCGTCGCCTTCGCGTGCGAGTTCCTGTTGCGCGGCGTGCTGGCCCGGCAGGGGGCGGTGCGCGCGATGATCTCCGCCACCATCACGCGCCCGGAGGCGGCGTCCGGCCGCCCCGGCATCCGCTTCGGCCTCATCGACGAGGCGCTCACTCCACTGCGAGGGACCTTGGGGGCGGCGGATCCCGAGGCCTTCGCCCAGCTCAAGCGGGACCTCGCGGTGGTCGTCAGCGCGGAGGCCCTGTTCAGCCTCACCGACCTCTGCGGACTCGACTCCGACGAGGCCGTCGCCAGTGCCGTGCGTACGGCGCGGACCCTGACGGAGGCGGCGGTCCGGGCGACCGGCGAGGGGTAGCGCAGCCGTCCCGGCGGGACGGGCGGGAAAGCCGAACGGCCCCTCGGAACGTGTCGCCGCACCCGCCACCGGCCCCGGCGTGGAACCGTTTCCGCATGACTGAAGGATCGGCACCTCACCTGTCCCCGGCACGGATCACCGTCCTGGGCGTCCAACCCGGCAACCCGCCCTTCCGCATCGTCGAGATCGACGGAGAGTTCGTCGGCAGGGCGATGTCGATGACGGACGTACTGCTGATCGCCGCGGAAGTCGGGATCCCGATCCACGACCTCGACGACCTGGACGTGGTGCGCTGGGTAGGCGGCGGCAAGTTCACCTGGACCCCGCACTAGGGTCGGGTCGGTCCCCGGCGCGGGGACGGGTCTGGAGGCGGTGGAGCGGTGGGCGCACGGTACGTGACGGACCTCATCGGGGCGTTCGAGCGGTACGCGGAGCGGCCCGCGATCGGGGCCGGGCCGGCCGTCATGGAGTTCTCCGAGGTGCTGGCCGGTACCTACCGACTGGCCGGCGCCCTGGCCGAGCTGGGGGTAGGCCGCGGGGCGGGGCTGGCCTACGTGACGGACGGGAACCGGCCCGAGGCGCTGCTCGTGCGGCTCGCCGCGCACGTGCGGGGCGCGCGGCTGACCCACGTGGTCGTCGGACCGGCCACCCACGGCCTGGACTTCATGCTGCGCGACTGCGCGCCGGTGCTGGTGGTGCACGACACCCCGGTCCCGGACACGGGGGCCGCGCGCGTCGGGGCGGCGGAGCTCATGCGGCTCGCCCGCGACCGCGCGGGCGAGCCGGTCGCCGTGCAGGCCCGTGAGGACGACGTGGCGCGCGTGACGTACACGGGCGGTACGACGGGCAGGCCCAAGGGCGTGGCCTCCACGTTCGCGGCGATGGCGGGCCGGACCGACACGCGCGGCAAGGGGGGCAAGGGTGGCGGCGGGTCCGTCGAGTCGGTCTACCTGTCGGTCACCTCGCTCGCACAGCGCTCCGGAGGCCGGTGCCTGGAGCACCTGCGCGGGGGAGGCCGGGTGGAGATCCTCGACCCCTTCTCCCCGGGGGAGTTCGCCGCGGCCTGCCGACGCCTCGCGCCCGTCTCCACGTACCTGACGCCCCCGATGGTGTACCGACTGCTGGACGATCCGGAGACCGCCGGCGGCGTACCGGGGCTCGCCCAGGTGTCGTACGGCAACTCCCCCATCCACCCGGGTCGGCTGCGGCAGGCGCTCACCCGGTGGGGCGGGCGGCCGAGGTGGCGGCAGGGCTACGGGATGAACGAAGCCGGCGTGATCTGCAGGCTGTCGCCGGCCGATCACGACGCGGGGGTGAGCGACCGGCCGCACCTGCTCGGGTCCGTCGGTCGCCCCGCACCCGGTGTCGAGGTGCAGGTGCGGGACGAGGGCGGGGCGCAGGCGGAGCCGGGACGTACCGGGGAGGTGTGGGTGCGGTCCGGGATGACGATGGCCGGGTACTGGAACCAGCCCGGCCTGACGGCCGAGGTGCTGAGGGGCGGATGGCTCCGGACCGGGGACCTCGGCCACTTCGACTCCGACGGCTACCTCTACCTCGACGACCGGGCGAAGGACGTGGTGATCGTGGACGGGGTGAACATCTACTGCGGTCCGGTCGAGGCGGCCCTGACCCGGCACCCGGCGGTGACGGATGCGGCGGTGGTGGGCAGGGCCGACGATCGGACCGGCGAGGAGGTGTGCGCGTTCCTGGTGCCGTCTCCGGGCCACGCCCCCACGAGCGCGGCGGCCGACGAGGCGTGCCTGCTGGTGGCCGAGGCGCTGGCGCCGGCCCACCGGCCGACCACCGTCTTCTGGTTGACGGCCCTTCCCCTCACCGACCGGGGCAAGCCGGACAAGCGCCTGCTCCGGAAGCGGGCCGCGGGATCGGACTGACGCGTGTCACGACCGTGACGACCCTTCGCCCTCGCTCACGGTCTCGCCGTCCGCGTCCCCGTCGCCTTCGGCGCCAGACCTGACGGCCGTCATCGAGCGGACCCGGAGCCGGCTCCAGGCAGCCGAGTCCGGGGGTCCCGACGCACCGGGCCCCCAGGGGTTCATGCTGGCAGAGGCGTGGCCGAACGGCGCCGCCTTCGTCTGGGAGACCTCCGATCAGAGGCTGTGCCACGTCTCCTACGGCCTCATGTCCGAGCGGGCCTGCGCGAGCAACCCTCTGGATCCGCCCGTCAGGACGCCGACGGGGGTCAGCCCCGTGGCGACGCTCTTCACCGACGGCTGGGTGCAGCTGTTCGCCGCCGACCACGCGGAGGTGATCTCCGCGACCTGCGGCAGCGAGCCCGTGGAGGTCCGCCGGGTCGGCACGGCCGCGGGAGGCGCGCGCACGCTGTACACCGTGAGGTTCCCGGACTACACGAAGGGCAGCGTCGGG
Protein-coding sequences here:
- a CDS encoding class I adenylate-forming enzyme family protein; this encodes MGARYVTDLIGAFERYAERPAIGAGPAVMEFSEVLAGTYRLAGALAELGVGRGAGLAYVTDGNRPEALLVRLAAHVRGARLTHVVVGPATHGLDFMLRDCAPVLVVHDTPVPDTGAARVGAAELMRLARDRAGEPVAVQAREDDVARVTYTGGTTGRPKGVASTFAAMAGRTDTRGKGGKGGGGSVESVYLSVTSLAQRSGGRCLEHLRGGGRVEILDPFSPGEFAAACRRLAPVSTYLTPPMVYRLLDDPETAGGVPGLAQVSYGNSPIHPGRLRQALTRWGGRPRWRQGYGMNEAGVICRLSPADHDAGVSDRPHLLGSVGRPAPGVEVQVRDEGGAQAEPGRTGEVWVRSGMTMAGYWNQPGLTAEVLRGGWLRTGDLGHFDSDGYLYLDDRAKDVVIVDGVNIYCGPVEAALTRHPAVTDAAVVGRADDRTGEEVCAFLVPSPGHAPTSAAADEACLLVAEALAPAHRPTTVFWLTALPLTDRGKPDKRLLRKRAAGSD
- a CDS encoding TetR/AcrR family transcriptional regulator, encoding MTETDTGRSNQKKRTRTAIVEAARDLIGTGAEVTMPAIARAALVSDATAYRYFPDLPSLIGEALAGVWPAPADALRPVEGSRDPVERVAFACEFLLRGVLARQGAVRAMISATITRPEAASGRPGIRFGLIDEALTPLRGTLGAADPEAFAQLKRDLAVVVSAEALFSLTDLCGLDSDEAVASAVRTARTLTEAAVRATGEG